The Rana temporaria chromosome 4, aRanTem1.1, whole genome shotgun sequence genome contains a region encoding:
- the CCR6 gene encoding C-C chemokine receptor type 6 produces MTDFIPTTDSGYYDVYQDDEDGTFCQKGSVRDSLKIFGPIALSLIFIFGLVGNILVVVTFSCYKKSKTMTDIFLLNMAIADLLFIFTLPFWAVYLEKNEWIFGDVMCKLTKSIYTINFNCSMLLLACVGIDRYVAIVQVTKSFRIRNIALNHKGVICLAVWIVAACLSIITCIFSKTYEFGNNQFIVCDAQYPADLSASNWKFAVIAVEIGTGFLIPFIVMLFCYACIIKTLLQAKNSQRYKAIQVIVTVMIVFLVCQVPYNVSLLVKAINLLQRYNGSCSISLEYALQSTRLLAFFHCCLNPVIYAFIGVKFRNYFVKVVQNVCFFHKFPLSRTRSSRLFSDMYTSRRTSEIFPSDGGSSFTV; encoded by the coding sequence ATGACAGACTTTATTCCAACAACAGATTCCGGTTACTATGATGTTTATCAAGATGATGAAGATGGCACATTTTGCCAAAAGGGCAGTGTCAGAGATTCACTGAAAATCTTTGGACCTATTGCCTTgtctcttatatttatttttgggctGGTGGGTAACATACTGGTTGTTGTGACCTTCAGTTGCTACAAGAAAAGTAAGACTATGACAGACATCTTTCTTTTAAACATGGCAATAGCAGACTTACTGTTTATATTTACTCTTCCATTCTGGGCTGTGTATTTGGAAAAAAACGAATGGATTTTCGGGGATGTTATGTGCAAACTAACTAAAAGCATCTACACAATTAATTTCAACTGCAGCATGCTGTTATTAGCTTGTGTGGGTATTGACCGATATGTGGCCATTGTGCAGGTTACAAAGTCGTTTCGAATCAGAAACATTGCACTGAATCATAAAGGAGTGATCTGCTTGGCAGTTTGGATTGTAGCGGCTTGCCTCTCCATCATAACATGTAtattcagtaagacttacgaaTTCGGAAACAATCAGTTCATAGTTTGTGACGCACAATACCCAGCTGACTTATCAGCATCCAATTGGAAATTTGCAGTTATAGCTGTAGAAATTGGTACAGGCTTTTTAATCCCCTTTATTGTTATGCTATTTTGCTATGCATGTATCATTAAAACATTACTGCAAGCAAAAAACTCCCAAAGATACAAGGCAATCCAAGTAATTGTGACTGTAATGATTGTGTTTCTAGTCTGCCAGGTCCCCTACAATGTGTCACTTTTGGTAAAAGCAATTAATTTGTTGCAGAGATATAACGGTTCGTGTTCTATATCATTAGAGTATGCACTCCAAAGCACAAGATTGCTAGCCTTTTTTCACTGTTGTCTGAATCCCGTCATTTATgcctttattggtgtaaaatTCCGAAATTATTTTGTGAAAGTAGTGCAAAACGTGTGCTTTTTTCATAAGTTTCCCCTGTCTAGAACACGGAGCTCCAGGTTGTTCTCTGATATGTACACATCAAGAAGGACAAGTGAGATATTCCCAAGTGATGGTGGTTCATCTTTCACGGTATAG